From the Azospirillum formosense genome, one window contains:
- a CDS encoding glycosyltransferase gives MARDAEAHEGAPFHRRALANDPADAVAWQHAAHAARKAGEALRAIALFVRAARLHGDLEALGRQIGEPLSLAASRALTRVQDGAADEAAAFLEPLARIVPPRGGFARALGIVRLVQGRDAEAERLHAAADSGDCGLGVALRGIARHRADTEFVGTVVIPAHRMEDTIERALDSVAAAARVYRETVRDPRAQIHVCVVDDASPDGTASRVLRWARAHPEQSVALIANNRNQGAGRSRNIGAAAGLGRYLWFLDADDYFFERHFALTATALDHARDAGFVRTGMHFDRIDHEITPAWRDASELSYPCNLCVRRVCHDMIGGFPEEAPFHPAVADDVAYGRALHSMFGGVRIAEKTVHYTMRTDNALARQRQMMTSGAKPTEQASSDSRFVAIEILTQRRIHALKARRSALLREGGWTGPPFLTPGSGVGGPHAPPASVPAPVPAGGPEAPRAVDLVAVGRDAIKAEQPDRAVAALTRAAAEDPGRTEAWFELGLLAHRLRRDRLALTAFRAVACLHPGAAAAWSNLGSLLSEADAPAQAVPRLRRALALQPGLTSAQHLLGRANRRLGRDRQGAGELERALRLDPMRADLNADCADAALALGDAAAAAAHARRALRLSPELYNGHAALAAALESLGRPDAALAAWERAIRCNPGFGEAFTRRALSLLARRWGPPPAPAAAGGPGRRLASTALGRNGRFGNQLLQYGALRLYAARHGLTLEVPPWLGRHLYDHDDPLAGQALPRVAEAEGEAAVIAGLSGARAAALADRDVSGYFCGDTTPLAPFKEDFRALFTPGRHLRPHADALLGRLRAPGRTVVALHLRRGDFGWGRFWIAPTSWYLSWLEAVWPTLDRPLLFIATDDPDQARAFAAYRPVTGRDLAEPIAGAEFFTDFHVLCHADRVAVSNSSFSFVATMLNRDADGFHRPDPTRRALVPYDPWAAPVLL, from the coding sequence ATGGCACGGGATGCCGAGGCCCACGAAGGCGCCCCGTTCCACCGGCGGGCGCTCGCGAACGATCCGGCCGATGCGGTGGCGTGGCAGCACGCGGCGCACGCCGCCCGCAAGGCGGGGGAGGCGTTGCGGGCGATCGCCCTGTTCGTCCGGGCAGCGCGCCTGCACGGTGACCTTGAGGCGCTCGGCCGGCAGATCGGGGAGCCCCTGAGCCTCGCCGCCAGCCGGGCCCTGACGCGTGTCCAGGACGGGGCGGCCGACGAGGCGGCGGCGTTTCTGGAACCTCTGGCGCGCATCGTGCCGCCGCGGGGGGGCTTCGCCCGCGCCCTTGGCATTGTGCGGCTGGTCCAGGGCCGCGACGCGGAGGCCGAACGGCTGCACGCGGCGGCGGATTCCGGCGATTGCGGTTTGGGAGTCGCCTTGCGGGGGATCGCGCGCCACCGGGCCGACACCGAGTTTGTCGGCACGGTGGTGATCCCCGCGCACCGGATGGAGGACACCATCGAGCGGGCGCTCGACAGCGTGGCGGCGGCGGCCCGCGTCTACCGCGAGACGGTGCGGGACCCGCGGGCGCAGATCCATGTCTGCGTGGTGGACGACGCCTCCCCCGACGGGACGGCGTCGCGGGTCCTGCGCTGGGCGCGGGCCCATCCGGAGCAGAGCGTCGCGCTGATCGCGAACAACCGCAACCAGGGTGCGGGGCGGTCGCGCAACATCGGCGCCGCCGCGGGGCTTGGCCGCTACCTCTGGTTCCTCGACGCCGACGATTACTTCTTCGAGCGGCATTTCGCGCTCACGGCGACGGCGCTGGACCACGCCCGCGACGCCGGGTTCGTCCGCACCGGGATGCATTTCGACCGCATCGACCACGAGATCACCCCCGCCTGGCGCGACGCGTCGGAGCTGAGCTACCCCTGCAACCTCTGTGTACGGCGCGTCTGCCACGACATGATCGGCGGCTTTCCGGAGGAAGCGCCATTCCACCCGGCCGTGGCCGACGACGTGGCCTATGGTCGGGCGCTCCACAGCATGTTCGGCGGAGTCCGGATCGCCGAGAAGACGGTCCACTACACGATGCGGACGGACAACGCCCTGGCGCGGCAGCGCCAGATGATGACCAGCGGCGCCAAGCCGACGGAGCAGGCCTCGTCCGATTCCCGCTTCGTGGCCATCGAGATCCTGACCCAGCGCCGCATCCACGCGTTGAAAGCCCGGCGCTCCGCGCTCCTGCGCGAGGGCGGCTGGACCGGGCCGCCGTTCCTCACGCCGGGGAGCGGCGTCGGGGGACCGCATGCGCCCCCGGCGTCCGTTCCTGCGCCGGTTCCTGCGGGAGGCCCGGAAGCCCCGCGCGCCGTCGATCTCGTCGCGGTGGGAAGGGACGCGATCAAGGCCGAACAGCCCGACCGCGCCGTCGCCGCGCTGACCCGCGCCGCCGCCGAGGACCCCGGACGCACCGAGGCTTGGTTCGAACTGGGGCTGCTCGCGCACCGGCTGCGGCGCGACCGGCTTGCGCTGACGGCCTTCCGGGCGGTGGCGTGCCTTCATCCCGGCGCGGCCGCCGCGTGGAGCAACCTGGGTTCCCTGCTGTCCGAGGCCGACGCCCCGGCCCAGGCCGTCCCCCGGCTGCGCCGCGCCCTGGCGCTCCAGCCGGGCCTCACCAGCGCCCAGCACCTGCTGGGCCGCGCGAACCGGCGTCTCGGACGGGACCGGCAGGGGGCCGGGGAGTTGGAGCGCGCGCTCCGGCTGGACCCGATGCGGGCCGATCTCAACGCCGACTGTGCGGACGCCGCCCTGGCGCTCGGCGACGCGGCGGCGGCGGCGGCCCATGCCCGGCGGGCTCTGCGGCTCAGCCCGGAGCTGTACAACGGCCATGCGGCGCTGGCCGCAGCCCTGGAATCGCTCGGCCGCCCCGATGCGGCGCTGGCGGCCTGGGAGCGGGCGATCCGCTGCAACCCCGGCTTCGGCGAGGCCTTCACCCGCCGCGCGCTGTCCCTGCTGGCGCGGCGCTGGGGGCCGCCGCCGGCCCCCGCGGCGGCGGGCGGGCCGGGCCGCCGCCTCGCCTCGACCGCCCTCGGACGCAACGGCCGCTTCGGCAACCAACTGCTCCAGTACGGCGCCCTGCGCCTCTACGCCGCCCGGCACGGCCTGACCCTGGAGGTCCCTCCCTGGCTGGGCCGCCACCTGTACGACCACGACGATCCCCTGGCCGGCCAAGCCCTGCCGCGCGTGGCGGAGGCGGAAGGGGAGGCCGCCGTGATCGCCGGGCTCTCCGGCGCGCGCGCCGCGGCGCTGGCGGACCGCGACGTGTCCGGCTATTTCTGCGGCGACACCACGCCCCTGGCGCCGTTCAAGGAGGACTTCCGCGCGCTGTTCACGCCGGGCCGCCACCTTCGCCCCCACGCGGACGCGCTGCTCGGCCGTCTGCGGGCTCCCGGGCGCACCGTCGTGGCCCTGCACCTGCGGCGCGGAGACTTCGGCTGGGGGCGGTTCTGGATCGCCCCGACCTCCTGGTATCTGAGCTGGCTGGAGGCCGTCTGGCCAACGCTCGACCGGCCGCTCCTGTTCATCGCGACCGACGACCCGGACCAGGCGCGGGCGTTCGCCGCCTACCGCCCCGTCACCGGCCGCGACCTCGCCGAGCCGATCGCGGGGGCGGAATTCTTCACCGATTTCCACGTTCTCTGCCACGCCGACCGGGTCGCCGTCTCCAACAGCTCCTTCTCCTTCGTCGCGACCATGCTGAACCGCGACGCCGACGGCTTCCACCGACCCGACCCGACGCGCCGGGCCCTGGTTCCCTACGATCCCTGGGCCGCCCCGGTCCTGCTCTGA
- a CDS encoding tetratricopeptide repeat protein: protein MTVKIAFLDPAGGDYTPDTPRLHPLGGSQSALCYLAEALAASRSAATKSAATKLEVTLINGTRTPGLVRGVRCLPASVVSWEAMRAFDVVVLLNGCPTEALVRLRAALDGGRKLILWMQHAVDQPAAQCVAEPEARACWDGYAFVSRWQMDGYLTAFGLDRRLCRILRNGIAPAFSALFPAGLFPAGLLPVGADIMAAKPWPPVLAYTSTPFRGLDVLLASVPRLRAAIPGTTVRVFSSMDGYQVPADRDPYGALYQRCRDTEGVEYVGAVSQGALAEALRGATGLAYPNRFAETSCIAVMEALAAGCLVVSSALGALPETTAGFARLIPVPEDPAEHAVRFADAARSALLQWRDEGPATGRRLREQVDHVTTGMSWAGRAGDWLAWLAELSGAPRGGAAPDTATSAVTATLADAQQRLLDALGAHLNARPPAKAEQAWRAEARALIALIEQSLRLDHNTEENRSAVWTTLRGFDAWFAYVTTLTDTPPPAAPPPGGRRIYDCFQFHNELDLLEVRLAELDAVVDRFVLVEATFTHAGDPKPLHYAENRARFAAYADKIIHVVVDDDPGGFAWQREAHQRDAITRGLGGCDPTDMIVISDADEILRPWVMERLHREPDDGRSLFAPHLDIFLYFLDLKSPDPWVSVAAAPWELIRRIGANRARYLTKLGHGRVVPDAGWHFTWMGGIERFRAKLQAFAHREMITAFDQDPAANRERLERFYATGRFDGGAVPGMWTSLAPVPIGDCFPRLIRERIEHFRALGWLSPNAGPPVPEEPVADSGSEHRRALILAPASIDAFHALAMERLGRDAPEEAIGPLRRCAVLDPFGTFHRFHLARALLLRQRHDEAEGVLRELVRLAPDDHRARANLGTALKNLGRHDAAVDAGRSALALAPAEPGVLSNLGLALSLRNGGDAEAERALRRAVAIDPDFTSARLNLGLVLSKLRRIGEAEAQCRRVLDRDPNHAEAHTLLGTCLLLRGELEAGFREYEWRTRLADRQVTPRGLPTPVWEGGNPEGLTILLHDEQGLGDAVQFVRYAPLLRRRGARVIVECNDLLVRLFATLPGVDGVVGRSDAPPPHDAHAALLSLPHRLGTTLATVPAEIPYLHAEPERVGFWRRRLGPMTGARLRVGLVWAGNPAFKDDRRRSPGLGALRPLLDVPGVAVFGLQKGAGREELKTHGPLPSSFIDLGAEIADFADTAAIMENLDLVISSCTAPAHLAGALGRPVWTLLPDNADWRWLEGGDTTPWYPTMRLFRQTASGDWTPIVAALRTALARAAATATDAAP, encoded by the coding sequence ATGACCGTCAAGATCGCCTTTCTCGACCCGGCGGGTGGGGACTACACGCCGGACACGCCACGCCTGCACCCGCTCGGCGGTTCGCAATCGGCCCTGTGCTACCTCGCCGAGGCGCTGGCCGCCTCCAGGTCAGCCGCCACCAAGTCAGCCGCCACCAAGCTGGAGGTCACGCTGATCAACGGCACCCGGACGCCCGGTCTGGTGCGCGGGGTGCGTTGCCTTCCCGCCAGCGTGGTGTCCTGGGAGGCCATGCGCGCCTTCGACGTCGTGGTGCTGCTCAACGGCTGCCCGACGGAAGCGCTGGTCCGGCTGCGCGCGGCGCTGGACGGCGGGCGGAAGCTGATCCTGTGGATGCAGCACGCGGTCGACCAACCCGCCGCGCAATGCGTCGCGGAGCCGGAGGCGCGCGCCTGCTGGGACGGCTACGCCTTCGTCAGCCGCTGGCAGATGGACGGCTACCTCACGGCGTTCGGCCTCGACCGCCGGCTCTGCCGGATCCTGCGCAACGGCATCGCGCCGGCCTTCTCCGCCCTGTTTCCGGCCGGCCTGTTTCCGGCCGGCCTGCTTCCGGTGGGAGCCGACATCATGGCGGCGAAGCCCTGGCCGCCGGTCCTGGCCTACACCAGCACGCCCTTCCGCGGCCTGGACGTGCTGCTCGCCAGCGTTCCCCGCCTGCGGGCGGCGATCCCCGGAACCACCGTCCGGGTGTTCTCCAGCATGGACGGCTATCAGGTTCCCGCCGACCGGGACCCCTACGGCGCCCTCTACCAGCGCTGCCGCGACACGGAGGGCGTGGAGTATGTGGGGGCGGTCTCCCAAGGCGCCCTGGCCGAGGCGTTGCGCGGCGCGACCGGCCTCGCCTACCCGAACCGCTTCGCCGAGACCTCCTGCATCGCCGTGATGGAGGCGCTGGCCGCCGGCTGCCTCGTCGTGTCCAGCGCGCTGGGGGCGCTGCCGGAGACCACGGCCGGCTTCGCCCGGCTGATTCCGGTTCCCGAGGACCCGGCGGAGCACGCCGTCCGCTTCGCCGACGCCGCCCGGTCCGCTCTGCTGCAGTGGCGCGACGAAGGGCCGGCGACCGGCCGCCGGCTTCGCGAGCAGGTCGATCACGTCACCACGGGGATGAGCTGGGCCGGGCGGGCCGGGGACTGGCTGGCGTGGCTCGCCGAGTTGAGCGGCGCCCCGAGGGGCGGCGCCGCGCCGGACACGGCAACCTCGGCGGTCACCGCCACCCTGGCCGACGCGCAGCAGCGCCTGCTGGACGCGCTGGGCGCCCACCTGAACGCCCGCCCCCCGGCCAAGGCGGAACAGGCCTGGCGGGCGGAGGCGCGGGCGCTGATCGCGCTGATCGAGCAGTCCCTGCGGCTCGACCACAACACGGAGGAGAACCGGTCGGCCGTCTGGACGACGCTGCGCGGGTTTGACGCCTGGTTCGCCTACGTCACGACGCTGACGGACACGCCGCCGCCCGCGGCGCCACCGCCCGGCGGGCGGCGGATCTACGACTGCTTCCAGTTCCACAACGAGCTGGACCTCCTGGAGGTGCGGCTGGCCGAGCTGGACGCGGTGGTCGACCGCTTCGTCCTGGTCGAGGCGACCTTCACCCACGCCGGCGATCCCAAGCCCCTCCATTACGCGGAGAACCGCGCGCGCTTCGCCGCCTACGCCGACAAGATCATCCATGTCGTCGTCGACGACGATCCCGGCGGCTTCGCGTGGCAGCGCGAGGCCCACCAGCGCGACGCGATCACCCGCGGCCTCGGCGGCTGCGACCCGACGGACATGATCGTCATCTCGGACGCCGACGAAATCCTCCGGCCCTGGGTGATGGAGCGGCTGCACCGCGAGCCGGACGACGGGCGTTCGCTGTTCGCCCCACACCTCGACATCTTCCTCTATTTCCTCGACCTCAAGTCGCCCGACCCCTGGGTGTCGGTGGCCGCCGCCCCGTGGGAGCTGATCCGCCGGATCGGCGCCAACCGCGCCCGCTATCTGACCAAGCTGGGGCACGGGCGGGTCGTCCCGGACGCCGGCTGGCACTTCACCTGGATGGGCGGGATCGAGCGTTTCCGCGCCAAGCTGCAGGCCTTCGCGCATCGCGAGATGATCACGGCCTTCGATCAGGACCCGGCGGCGAACCGGGAGCGGCTGGAACGCTTCTACGCCACCGGGCGCTTCGACGGCGGCGCCGTCCCCGGCATGTGGACGAGCCTCGCGCCCGTCCCCATCGGCGACTGCTTCCCCCGGTTGATCCGCGAGCGGATCGAGCATTTCCGCGCGCTCGGCTGGCTCTCGCCGAACGCCGGCCCGCCGGTCCCCGAGGAACCGGTTGCCGATTCCGGGTCGGAGCATCGTCGCGCCCTGATCCTCGCCCCCGCCTCCATCGACGCCTTCCACGCCCTGGCGATGGAACGGCTCGGCCGCGACGCGCCGGAGGAGGCGATCGGGCCGCTGCGCCGCTGCGCCGTCCTCGACCCCTTCGGCACCTTTCACCGCTTCCATCTCGCCCGGGCGCTGCTGCTGCGCCAGCGCCACGACGAGGCGGAGGGCGTGCTGCGGGAGCTGGTCCGCCTCGCCCCCGACGACCATCGCGCCCGCGCCAACCTCGGCACCGCGCTCAAGAACCTGGGCCGCCACGACGCGGCGGTCGATGCCGGACGCTCGGCGCTGGCGCTGGCCCCCGCCGAGCCCGGCGTGCTCAGCAACCTCGGGCTCGCCCTCTCCCTGCGGAACGGCGGTGACGCGGAGGCGGAGCGCGCCCTGCGCCGGGCGGTGGCGATCGACCCGGACTTCACGTCGGCCCGGCTGAATCTCGGGCTGGTGCTCAGCAAGCTGCGGCGCATCGGGGAGGCGGAGGCCCAGTGCCGCCGCGTCCTCGACCGGGATCCGAACCACGCGGAGGCGCACACCCTGCTGGGCACCTGCCTGCTGCTGCGCGGCGAGTTGGAGGCAGGATTCCGGGAGTACGAGTGGCGCACCCGTCTGGCCGACCGTCAGGTCACGCCGCGCGGCTTGCCGACTCCGGTTTGGGAGGGCGGGAACCCGGAGGGCCTGACCATCCTGCTGCACGACGAGCAGGGGCTCGGCGACGCCGTCCAGTTTGTCCGTTACGCCCCCCTGCTGCGCCGCCGGGGGGCGCGCGTGATCGTCGAATGCAACGACCTTCTCGTCCGCCTCTTCGCCACGCTTCCCGGCGTGGACGGGGTCGTCGGCCGATCCGACGCGCCACCGCCGCACGACGCCCACGCCGCCTTGCTCAGCCTGCCGCACCGGCTCGGCACCACGCTGGCGACCGTCCCGGCCGAGATTCCCTACCTGCACGCCGAACCGGAACGGGTCGGGTTCTGGCGGCGGCGGCTGGGTCCGATGACGGGAGCACGGTTGCGGGTCGGGCTGGTGTGGGCCGGGAACCCCGCCTTCAAGGACGACCGCCGGCGCTCGCCGGGGCTGGGCGCCCTGCGGCCGCTGCTGGACGTTCCGGGCGTCGCGGTCTTCGGCCTGCAGAAGGGGGCGGGACGGGAGGAGCTGAAGACTCACGGCCCGCTGCCGTCGTCCTTCATCGACCTCGGCGCGGAGATCGCCGACTTCGCCGACACCGCGGCGATCATGGAGAACCTCGACCTCGTCATCAGCTCCTGCACCGCGCCGGCCCATCTGGCCGGGGCGCTCGGCCGCCCGGTCTGGACGCTGCTGCCGGACAACGCCGACTGGCGTTGGCTGGAGGGAGGCGACACCACCCCGTGGTACCCGACCATGCGCCTGTTCCGGCAGACCGCATCGGGCGACTGGACGCCCATCGTCGCCGCCTTGCGGACGGCGCTGGCGCGGGCCGCGGCTACGGCGACAGATGCGGCACCGTGA
- a CDS encoding tetratricopeptide repeat protein, protein MIEAAVDGSGEAFRRCFGSGLGHVEAESLAEAARSFQEAAVIRPEHPVVWFVLGLTLRGLGRLDGAALALRAAHRLRLGDADTLFQWASLLIERRLPGDAVAPLLRLVALRPGYPDAAFSLGNALMAVDEPERAETAYRRAVHIEPASPEHHKNLGVSLLTAGNFAEGTAEYEWRTRQAVWQWNRDCPGAPLWDGGPLDGKTILVHFEQGLGDTVQFIRYMAVLKAMGARTVFECQPPLKRLLAGVSGIDALVARGEPVPEADCHLPLMSLPHRCRTTAATIPDGVPYLRADPDRAAFWRRRIAEAGRPGDVRVGIQWRAAGADRSIPLERFARLSHLPGVRLYSLQKADGHGRWERPNDALGIVSLPDRDGKDEDEGFVDTAAIIEGMDLIVACDSVVGHIAGAMGRPVFLALPWLGDWRWMRLADRTPWYPATRLFRMTSRNDWDGVMARIAAEIATEVARRTAGTP, encoded by the coding sequence GTGATCGAGGCGGCGGTGGACGGGTCCGGCGAGGCGTTCCGCCGATGCTTCGGCTCCGGCCTCGGTCATGTCGAGGCCGAATCGCTGGCCGAGGCGGCGCGCTCCTTCCAGGAGGCGGCGGTGATCCGGCCGGAGCATCCGGTGGTCTGGTTCGTGCTGGGGCTGACGTTGCGTGGCTTGGGGCGCCTGGACGGCGCGGCGCTGGCCCTGCGCGCCGCCCACCGCCTGCGGCTGGGCGATGCCGACACGCTGTTCCAGTGGGCGTCGCTGCTGATCGAGCGCCGTCTGCCCGGGGACGCGGTGGCGCCGCTTCTCCGGCTCGTGGCGCTGCGCCCCGGTTATCCGGATGCGGCGTTCAGCCTCGGCAACGCCCTGATGGCCGTGGACGAGCCCGAACGGGCTGAAACCGCCTACCGGCGGGCCGTCCATATCGAACCGGCGTCGCCCGAGCATCACAAGAATCTCGGCGTCAGCCTGCTCACCGCCGGCAACTTCGCGGAGGGCACGGCCGAGTACGAATGGCGCACCCGCCAAGCCGTCTGGCAATGGAACCGGGACTGTCCCGGCGCGCCGCTGTGGGACGGCGGCCCGCTGGACGGCAAGACCATCCTGGTCCATTTCGAGCAGGGGCTCGGCGACACCGTGCAGTTCATCCGCTACATGGCGGTGCTTAAGGCCATGGGCGCCCGCACGGTCTTCGAATGCCAACCCCCGCTCAAGCGCCTCCTCGCCGGTGTTTCCGGCATCGACGCGCTGGTGGCGCGCGGCGAGCCGGTTCCCGAGGCCGACTGCCACCTGCCCTTGATGAGTCTGCCCCATCGCTGCCGGACGACGGCGGCGACGATCCCCGACGGCGTTCCGTACCTGCGGGCCGATCCGGACCGCGCTGCCTTCTGGCGGCGGCGGATCGCCGAGGCGGGGCGGCCGGGTGATGTCCGGGTGGGCATCCAGTGGCGCGCCGCGGGGGCCGACCGTTCGATTCCGCTGGAACGCTTCGCGCGCCTGTCGCACCTTCCCGGGGTGAGGCTGTACAGCCTGCAGAAGGCGGACGGCCATGGCCGGTGGGAGCGGCCCAACGACGCTCTGGGGATCGTTTCGCTGCCGGACAGGGACGGAAAAGACGAGGATGAGGGATTTGTCGACACCGCCGCGATCATCGAGGGCATGGACTTGATCGTCGCCTGCGATTCGGTGGTCGGCCACATCGCCGGCGCGATGGGACGTCCGGTGTTCCTCGCCTTGCCGTGGCTGGGAGACTGGCGCTGGATGCGCCTTGCCGATCGCACGCCCTGGTACCCGGCTACCCGGCTGTTCCGCATGACGAGTCGGAACGACTGGGATGGAGTGATGGCCCGGATCGCCGCCGAGATTGCCACGGAAGTCGCCCGGCGCACCGCGGGAACGCCATGA
- a CDS encoding glycosyltransferase family 4 protein: MQNLALTWQLSEIHGWGLVGVHTALHLVDRGQPPLLLEKPLLSTLRPENREKLESLMDGHRQITAIADRSGNRMLGLNDCTVLHALGNGFVAGPLSARFRGSRNVGVIAFEDTLFDEDTLRRARSYDRIVVHSDYNRALLAEQGITDVGCAFQGVDPDELAPVPPTGRFGDRFVVFSGGKVEFRKGQDIVLAAFRRFHERHPDALLVTAWHNPWPHTSADIAESPLVPSAPAVGGNGKLRIVEWAMACGVPPEGFVDMGFLGRDQIPAILAECHAAIFPNRCEGATNLVAMEAMACGVPVILSANTGHLDLIRDGACLPLSRQDPVADPAGRRRGWGETSVDEVVTHLETLYTDRAAARARADKARAFLRGERTWRAFAEAFVTAVA; the protein is encoded by the coding sequence ATGCAGAATCTGGCATTGACGTGGCAGCTTTCGGAGATTCACGGCTGGGGTCTGGTCGGCGTCCACACGGCGCTGCATCTGGTCGATCGGGGACAGCCGCCGCTCCTGCTGGAGAAGCCGCTTCTGTCCACCCTGCGGCCGGAAAACCGGGAAAAGCTGGAAAGCCTGATGGACGGCCATCGGCAGATCACCGCCATCGCCGACCGGTCCGGCAACCGGATGCTCGGCCTCAACGACTGCACCGTCCTGCACGCGCTCGGCAACGGCTTCGTCGCGGGGCCGCTGTCCGCGCGCTTCCGCGGCAGCCGCAACGTCGGGGTCATCGCCTTCGAGGACACCCTGTTCGACGAGGACACGCTGCGCCGTGCGCGCAGCTACGACCGGATCGTGGTGCATTCCGACTACAACCGGGCGCTGCTGGCCGAACAGGGCATCACCGACGTCGGCTGCGCCTTCCAGGGCGTGGACCCGGACGAGCTGGCGCCGGTCCCGCCGACCGGGCGATTCGGCGACCGCTTCGTCGTCTTCTCGGGCGGGAAGGTGGAGTTCCGCAAGGGGCAGGACATCGTGCTCGCCGCCTTCCGCCGGTTCCACGAGCGCCATCCCGACGCGCTGCTGGTCACCGCGTGGCACAACCCCTGGCCGCACACCTCCGCCGACATCGCCGAGTCCCCCCTGGTGCCCTCCGCCCCCGCCGTTGGCGGCAACGGCAAGCTGCGCATCGTGGAATGGGCGATGGCCTGCGGCGTGCCGCCGGAGGGCTTCGTCGACATGGGCTTTCTCGGGCGCGACCAGATTCCGGCGATCCTCGCGGAATGCCACGCCGCCATCTTTCCCAACCGTTGCGAAGGGGCGACCAACCTCGTCGCCATGGAGGCGATGGCCTGCGGCGTGCCGGTCATCCTGTCGGCCAACACCGGCCACCTGGACCTGATCCGCGACGGCGCCTGCCTGCCGCTGAGCCGGCAGGACCCGGTGGCCGATCCCGCCGGCCGGCGCCGCGGCTGGGGGGAAACATCCGTCGATGAGGTCGTCACCCACCTCGAAACCCTCTACACCGACCGCGCCGCCGCCCGCGCCCGCGCCGACAAGGCGCGGGCCTTCCTGCGCGGCGAGCGGACCTGGCGCGCCTTCGCCGAAGCCTTCGTGACGGCGGTGGCCTAG